In Pedobacter sp. WC2423, the following are encoded in one genomic region:
- a CDS encoding LytR/AlgR family response regulator transcription factor, with amino-acid sequence MYKCVIIDDEPHAVEGLKNYLIKIPELQLIASYTDPIHALQEIARGGPIDLLLLDIDMPEISGIDLARLIRAKTDKLLITTAHIQYGYEAFEVQADGYLLKPYSFAKFLTAIHKLFPPSIPDSDFARISSDQDFFFIKSKDDDLKLVKIRYDDIVMIESKLNYVMVYTVDRSILTYISLMEISNRLTKARGFEQFHRSFILNNRHIEYIDGNTITLNNGRKITVGDHYKKDFNVFVNQNLLKAKRKL; translated from the coding sequence ATGTATAAGTGTGTAATTATTGATGATGAGCCTCATGCTGTAGAGGGCTTAAAGAATTATCTTATAAAGATTCCGGAATTGCAATTAATTGCGAGTTATACTGATCCTATACATGCATTACAAGAAATTGCCAGGGGCGGTCCAATTGATTTGCTATTGCTTGATATTGACATGCCGGAAATATCAGGAATAGATCTCGCCAGATTAATCAGAGCAAAAACTGATAAATTACTGATAACCACTGCGCACATTCAATATGGATATGAAGCTTTTGAGGTCCAGGCTGATGGCTATTTGTTAAAGCCTTATTCCTTCGCTAAATTTTTAACTGCAATCCATAAATTATTTCCTCCTTCAATCCCAGATTCAGATTTTGCCAGAATTTCTTCTGATCAGGACTTTTTTTTTATAAAAAGTAAAGACGACGATTTGAAACTGGTTAAGATCCGCTATGATGATATCGTGATGATTGAAAGTAAACTTAACTATGTGATGGTCTATACAGTTGACAGAAGTATTCTTACTTATATCTCTTTAATGGAGATTTCAAACAGGCTGACTAAAGCAAGAGGTTTTGAACAGTTTCACAGAAGCTTTATTCTTAACAATAGACACATCGAATATATTGACGGAAATACAATTACATTAAATAATGGAAGAAAGATTACAGTAGGTGATCATTACAAAAAGGATTTCAATGTATTTGTAAATCAAAATCTACTGAAAGCAAAACGCAAATTGTAA